The Alosa alosa isolate M-15738 ecotype Scorff River unplaced genomic scaffold, AALO_Geno_1.1 AALO_1.0_unplaced_11, whole genome shotgun sequence genomic interval attttgGTCTTTGCATTGTTGATTGCGGTTGAAATGTAAACTCTGTAGTCAGTGTATTATGTTCTAATGTAGCTGCAGGTCTAAGAGTGAAGAGGGTGTGCAGCTCCACCTCAGACACACTCTGTCAGCCTCTGGAAAGTCACTACTGCACTGACCCAATCAAAGATGGCTGCAGAGGAGCTGTGGAACACACACCGTGCTCACCAGGGCGGTACATCAAACAACCAGGTAAGCATACTTTGTAACCCTATACAGACAGAAGGACaatgaggtgaaacacacacacgcacacacacagacaatgaaGAACAGAAAGAAAGGCAGTGCATTAAATATCAGCCAAGTTGCTTTTTACCAATCTTCtttaaagagaaactatgcaattttggcaatttcttcgctgttttcttgctcgcaggtttctctgcagagctccccctacagcttcagagtatatgatttacgacactcctcaatcggtcagtctgccgttttcctctttccctgttcctctgACAACTGTTCTCTCGCTTTactctgagaaactccatcgctgcCTTGTTCTAGCTGGGGCCTGGCGTGTAGgtgtgtagtgcagtaaagcaatttgttacattgCGAGGCTACGAGCTATGGCTGTGAGACCTTCTGTCTCTGAGTCCGTCTGCCTGccggcccaaagttgcaagggtgttttttccgctcacaggctcTAGGGGAAAGCCTTTTtcaacctgaaaaaaaaaatcatataaccattccaatgactttGAAGCTGTTCAGGTAAAGCGTAActttcgccaaaatgcatcctagggtttttttgtgaatgtacacgagtcaaactttcgtttaaaagcataaatACGTCCGAAACGCTACTTTTAAGCTTGTCCGTGTTGTCtttttcgggtcaaatggccttttgaatgggaatcgTAGGGGCACTActgttttgatacatgatcgcgtcaaaatcactatttttcaaacactaaagGCCCTTACACACTGCCAAAATCCCCGCAAAATTATGTACCAAATTCGCGGAACGCCTGTCcttttcacatagaccgaggcggaacggcgggacgaagtgtctcgccaaatttactaccaagcaccCTAGACTTTTTGCCGCATCGATAAGTTCTGACACCAGTGTGAATGCGTtaaggcggaaaggggaatctgggcgggcattttgatgctatgtccagcccaccacaggagattgcaaataaatctaactgatcaaaagcagcaatagcagagacagcacattcaagtctccagtcatttaacccatttactcctgaaatgcctgctaaaaacgcctatagaatcctatggcattctagactaaataaccttatttcctgagggttttctgaaaaaatactaagaattgtcaacgtctaccaaaaccttaatatctaagcctctgcaCACCtagaaatatgaaataaaagcATGCTGCTTTTACGCAGCATCCAGCTGAGAGTCAATGCTGTGCTATGCAGCAACAGGCGGGAGATGGAATGTTGCATCGTGCAGCATCCAGCACGAATGGgttaatgcctgctagagttgactgtagctcagaatgcaatcggttgccataacaggctatcctaaaatccagcgataaaacaaagcatgaactcatgagcgtctgtctgccagaggtggaaagtaacaaaatacatttactcacgttactgtattgagtagtttttctgtgtattttgtattttttaagtagtttataaaatcggtattttacattttgcttgattacattttgagtgaagtattgtactttgCTACATCAAAAGTCCCATTCGTTAAAAAAGGAAACGAAACGAAAacggaaatggagaaaaaatccTAAACccctagcctagtgataatgatcagcatgtagcctacaacaggacatgaatcaagctggaagccatgcagtctttctgaaagtgatggagactggatcgcgaaatgcatcagattagcctaacctatgaaagtgtattttccgctattccaatcggttgtctcagtttgttttagcactaatgatttgcggagatatttaagcaaacaccatgggatttcgtgttttggcgtttgtgctcacctttctttggaaagaagtttattagcagttgtttcccctcattttgatgtctcttttttcctgttttggcctttgttttagtaacctgacttggctttcttggagaaaagacattgcaccagcaacaaaacaattagcggtccactactagcgatgctcaactaaataaacaaaagatagactaccttatgaatcgtgcaggcgacTAAAccattagctctttagcaagggagagtgagagtgaccttagacagttttcactatgatttgtatacaaaatccagtcagtcaaacttttaAATTTAGTCCTGACATTCATTAGATCTGACAttcatttaatttggaagttaaaatattcaggtaaaataaatatatggtggaaataaattattgctttttttttttttttttcagtaattagcctaaacttccagtgagtctattccagaaattttcaccacacattatattaacacacatataaaaaatcaaacataagagttttgtgtattaaaagtggaatgacacaggaaaaaagtattgaacatgccctactgaaatttcttcaatacttttgTGGAAAaacctttgtttgtaaagacagcttcaagacatttctgtatgacaaaacttattgaATTAAGCAGTATCAggtctgattttggcccattgttctaaacagattccaggggtccctcttctGAATccgatctttagttacttcagaactatttaattgaattggctgccttcaagtctttctggagcttttcCGAAAGTGGTCCTTgactcttggaattgactatccttctgactccctggtcagaaatattacaaggagatcctgtgcatggcggttgatgatgcagtgatgtttcttccacttgcagataatggctcccatgctgcttactggaagattctgatgttttgaaatgcatctgtaaccagtttcattgatatgttttgcaacaataaggttgcaaaggtcttcaggagagcttttgcttttatccatcatgaaatgtttcttgtgtgacaccttggtaatgaaaaaccttttatagcccatcaatatgtaggctgctaaccaagcttatattaatttgcacagatagaaaggataactactctatatacagattccagctcgttccttcccttttccttgccttagtgctttttcttaagcgtgttcaatacttttccctgtgttattccacttcattacatgactctacttatggagttgtttggattttttttatgtgtggattacctgagttattactaatgcctggtgaaaatgttgtgcccctgtattccacttttcacgggccctctcctccattggggccctatacttcccactttcccccagtacaagccctttaatctgctgaaccttctgctcgtttccaaatataaaaaaaactctgcaactcaataaaactctttttttgagtgctgtatctcctcattagaaagtctttggtgaaactggttgttctggtaccccgcccccaaaaagtaactaagtaactttttacttaaaagtacattttaaatgaactactttttacttttacttgagtacattttcagattggtattttaaattgtacttgagtaatatttcatcaaggtattggtacttttacttgagtacaatattttcgtactttttccacctctgctgtctgccctatatgtatatcctctgattttattgtttacagatatctaggcgatatttgtataatttcttttgtatttgttataaaatcatgtattgaacaatttaaacacattgtgaaccccaaagttggagacatgcatatagacatttctgcaaatttaaaaccggattactctggaatggctaactgtacaggggaatgctttacacctttgtgttcagtAAGGTGGTTCGgctatatggtttgtcatgtgttgagggaaagtttgtgaagtattccaccaagatgaatgggtagggagacgggtgcagaaaatatgattaaattaaagttacttttcttgcgaaccgtttaccacaacaactaaccactaacattgtttaaaggCTCAGAAAAAGCCctttcgtgtgatacatgtgatgtctgtgatgaataggctacttcgcaagtagttgagcaaatttgggtggaacagaaatacctttacagagcagcagttctggccatatcggctctggctcacatgatactctgctttaaatgcattatcgcttcactacccaacacgcgaacaagaacgaaaagaaaaaagaaaccaatgtgcttatgtcgcgatttccggACCTAGAGAAAAGCAGCTATGGTAACttaacaattaggatttgctttgcctacactgctctttggttgtcccaaaatttgagacgatccatactcgcattaactgaatcttatcaacccgaactgcgatgttccaaacagagtgactgtaggatgcaatgcctaatctcACTGACccggcataactgctaacatcgcctgttaggcctactgttaaacacctgaaaaatattaagctgctgtttttcttttcatggCAGGCACTACGGAATGAtgtatgactgaatggaacattgcgttttttaagcgccagaactgcttatcacgtcgaagtttacaccaatcatcatcttctagcctaatgtatccttatgttgagatgtccattctcttttccctaggctatcatttgtgcgtgaagcatgtttcaattaagacagtacacagtacatttttattgttgtaatattgaatgatttcatgaataaagcgTTGGAAAATTATGCGCTGCAGTGCGTTACCACAGGATTACTTCTACGGCTGGCagccactgaccaaggccacagtagcctgtgaacctctgattttcaaaaggGAATCACGGTGAACGCaagggcaactcttctcttcaattttccttccaaattactttttattatcTGAAGACATCGATCGtaagaatctaacattctaagcaacagcaaagcaacttCACTTGCATTTGTACtacaaatgcaagctaaccaaagtgcagtcagttctcccgccatggttttggaaatcacacacctgctgcatctgaaggcccacgTGATAATAAGGCCTATGACTATCACTCTACCCCTAACCCTGTTGCgtcacattttaatttgctagctgatcctgcctcctggcttcCCAAAAtgcgcatcatgtgaacagatcaggcGGCAAAATTTCCTTAAGTTTTCAGACCTGCGTTAGGCAAAAGGCGTCTCCTCTTCCATGAATTTTTAAAGCattgatctctgtgtgaaaaggccttatgaaggctcgacacaacatgaaactttgatcgaagtatcatcagtgtctctacacatgaacttgtttgtgtacacagagtttactaaaagaaaggttttgaacaactcacttgatTTTTCTGCTCGCCGCCACCTTGGACTGAGTGTATAAAATGTAtcgatcatgtatcaaaacagTAGTGCCCCTACAACTCCCATTCAGAAGGCCATTGGACCCGAAAAAGACAACACGGACAAGCTTAAAAGTAGCGTTTCGGACGTatttatgcttttaaacgaagGTTTGACTcgtgtacattcacaaaaacaccctaggatgcatGTTGGCGAAAGTTACGCTGGTAAATTAAGCTACAAAACCTGCATAGATCCCCTTTAATATCTGTAACTTTATGCAGGCACATCCTCTTCAGATActgtgtgtgctgaatgtgtagGTGACTCATACTCAAATGGATCATTCACATCctgcagaccacacacacagtaagttcATACACTGTACATGTTTCCAGATTCAGGTTAAAAACTCAGCTGTTTGTCATGTATCTAAATTGTAGTGATTTATGTGATATCTGTAGGTGTGAGTTGCTGGGACTTGTTGTTATAAAAAAGGGATCAACATCTTCTGACACTGAATGTGCTGAAAGAAAAAGCACTGTTGGCATCGTGGTTGGTGTCCTAGTTGCTGTTATAGTCCTCATATGTGGGGTTCTGGTTGGCCTCTTCATATCACAAAGGAAGAAGAGACACAAATCATTAACTCAAACAGGTAAGAGATAATTTAATAAGagaatttattttatcatttagGCTTACTGTTATCATGGTTGCCATTTTCAAGAATACTGATAAAAACAATTCTTCAGAGATGTTTTCTCTTTCTTAACattttgtgtacacacacacacacctttagttTCAATAGTTCTGTTTTGGTGTCT includes:
- the LOC125290115 gene encoding tumor necrosis factor receptor superfamily member 14-like, which gives rise to MQLQDMSELLNCVNTILKSTAPQSEETMMKLVIIAVILLLTVSGVSTSCGRAEYLVGQECCPMCGPGYYVRRHCTEFTSTTCVPCPSLSFTDAPNGLVSCRSCAVCDQTAGLRVKRVCSSTSDTLCQPLESHYCTDPIKDGCRGAVEHTPCSPGRYIKQPGTSSSDTVCAECVGDSYSNGSFTSCRPHTQCELLGLVVIKKGSTSSDTECAERKSTVGIVVGVLVAVIVLICGVLVGLFISQRKKRHKSLTQT